Proteins encoded in a region of the Trypanosoma brucei brucei TREU927 chromosome 5, complete sequence genome:
- a CDS encoding kinesin, putative, with protein sequence MSKAAVSRPRVYVRIRPLNEREKREGNGELICHGDQRMRDTLFVRKDESGAELQTRFDCVFDRDATQANIFDTIGPEVLNTLFSGYNASIFAYGQTGSGKTYTMEGDHSKPERLGVTPRLVRAIFERFKGNPDISRPVCEVSLVQIYQEKIQDLLAGQKQLEIHMDRTGQYIARDATWTRVRSLEESMKLYKKASEMRTTSSTDMNLVSSRSHMIMMMKLQWDEPSLPGSHAQLNLVDLAGSERIALSGATGDLMKEAIHINKSLSALGNVVSKLVEQAKHKGRRVHIPYKDSKLTYLLQSSIGGSNLIHFILAVSCSALWRSETNSTIEFGKRALQLVLRPVRNAIDYTRLAEMEEMIERMRSHIASLEEALRDKSSEAAEFLKLKQIPQDGDEGPGKFSDSRGRRQRKKLKMQTELARIMANLPETFDDLTSHCVLFPESKGSFRELGGLQHLVHFVDRSASTFYRSNAAQTIASVLDDKGRDMFVEIDGVEALTRLLHIKEERCKEAACVALEAVCRGSLKNKQSLSPAVYTELVDLIYSYPNQQVQEAACTAVATIVDLYPEARRTFERLDIVPKLLETIRNTPEEVVNLIKSATNCIGRLSHGDPEMQDVIASFGGIDLLIDVLFSNAGTRDHQVPILASYALVNLCCSNEQNLDIAQDHPRYGEVKFRLLEGLARAFGVNTAREGFGRATAHETGSPFPYYGVTIVDKWSFTSSGGRPIFSTFMDNPQFYLYVSRPTDVAFMIQDVLYETRMLKKKKNNTVYMGLALFEGDPELAKAGLKQVDFHGRMVEIGKYTSNCENVLHCTLQPSEVPYVVVPFTSQRGRQTEFALSAFADSSIELTAVPEQVGWVRTVLDGCWTEFTGRGGDGFDWRCNPQISIQPKENCRCVFVLSYLSLDQQRAYSRDEEAEEQNTRPRLYGRLFTNSNGEKRYLKALVPLPQKSTFVASNSFASNSYITTSANLTAGESYTYIPFTETPYEDTWRLSVYCDTDDVAIAPINGSKSEWYCTTSSGEWAGKPLSIQLDTKGRMVAVASSPGSFLRVRLFNAKGKKLEGIDAYWNAEASVEYKSQGAVTVQVEGMVRTENGQEPARGLKVDVFIFTENKCTVQHVDFPASPSSLLHPTKTTPIELLRYPVEVVENDAPFATLDQTDDDEEDATCDEDDSYESKELELKETLERRNTENAKLLDRIAEQQRELQELRMLQNMLPSSATHNESPGSGSPNDTRINSGMNQVNSKKDNISRKGDRNGAAASSNGSPVSSKAISPSHFPQSGGGGVSRSMREAIERSLVTLNRLECHTEPPKAGEWGAIRNEVKELRKLLGLALSQESLVRT encoded by the coding sequence ATGAGCAAAGCTGCGGTTTCACGTCCACGCGTGTATGTTCGGATTCGGCCCCTAAATGAACGGGAAAAACGGGAAGGGAATGGCGAACTTATTTGTCACGGTGACCAGCGTATGCGTGACACACTTTTTGTTAGAAAAGACGAAAGTGGTGCTGAGTTGCAAACGCGTTTCGATTGTGTGTTCGACCGCGACGCAACGCAGGCAAATATATTTGATACAATTGGGCCAGAAGTGCTCAACACACTCTTCAGTGGTTATAATGCCTCAATATTTGCATACGGCCAAACGGGAAGTGGGAAAACATATACCATGGAGGGGGATCACAGTAAACCGGAGCGCCTTGGAGTCACCCCACGGCTGGTACGCGCTATATTTGAGCGGTTCAAGGGAAACCCAGATATTAGTCGGCCCGTATGTGAGGTGAGTTTGGTTCAAATATACCAGGAGAAAATACAGGATCTGCTAGCAGGGCAGAAGCAGCTGGAAATACACATGGATCGTACAGGGCAGTATATAGCACGTGACGCTACGTGGACACGTGTCCGTAGTTTAGAAGAGAGCATGAAACTGTACAAAAAGGCTTCGGAGATGAGGACGACATCATCAACAGATATGAATCTTGTCTCATCCAGAAGTCACATGATCATGATGATGAAGCTCCAGTGGGATGAGCCGTCACTGCCGGGTTCCCACGCACAGCTGAACCTTGTTGATCTTGCGGGGTCAGAGCGTATAGCACTTTCCGGTGCCACTGGGGATCTCATGAAGGAGGCTATACATATTAATAAATCTCTCAGTGCACTTGGGAATGTTGTGTCTAAACTGGTAGAGCAAGCCAAGCATAAGGGTCGTCGTGTCCATATTCCATATAAGGACAGTAAACTTACATACTTGTTGCAGTCCAGTATAGGTGGATCAAACCTCATTCATTTCATACTGGCGGTTTCATGCAGTGCGCTCTGGCGTTCAGAAACCAACTCAACGATTGAATTTGGCAAGAGAGCGCTGCAACTAGTGTTGCGGCCGGTACGAAATGCTATTGATTACACGCGCTTGGCCGAGATGGAGGAAATGATTGAGCGTATGCGGTCTCACATTGCCAGTTTGGAGGAAGCCCTGCGTGACAAGAGTAGTGAGGCCGCGGAGTTCCTTAAATTAAAACAAATTCCTCAAGATGGCGATGAAGGGCCCGGGAAGTTCAGTGACAGTAGAGGTCGGAGACAACGAAAGAAGCTCAAGATGCAGACGGAACTGGCACGTATTATGGCGAATTTGCCCGAGACGTTTGATGACCTCACTTCTCACTGCGTTTTATTCCCTGAGTCGAAGGGAAGTTTTCGTGAGTTGGGGGGTTTGCAGCACCTCGTTCATTTCGTTGATCGCTCCGCCTCGACGTTTTACCGCTCCAACGCCGCGCAGACGATCGCAAGTGTCTTAGATGACAAGGGACGTGACATGTTTGTAGAAATTGATGGTGTTGAGGCATTAACACGGCTCTTGCATATAAAGGAGGAGCGCTGTAAAGAGGCTGCTTGCGTAGCACTGGAGGCGGTATGCCGTGGTTCGTTGAAGAATAAACAAAGCCTCTCCCCAGCTGTTTACACAGAACTGGTCGACTTAATATACAGTTACCCGAATCAGCAGGTTCAAGAGGCAGCCTGTACCGCTGTCGCTACCATTGTCGACCTGTACCCGGAGGCACGCCGCACATTTGAGCGACTTGATATCGTTCCGAAACTACTTGAAACAATTCGGAACACGCCGGAGGAGGTGGTAAATCTTATAAAGTCTGCAACTAACTGTATTGGTCGCCTGTCCCATGGAGACCCCGAAATGCAGGATGTGATAGCGTCTTTCGGAGGTATTGACCTACTTATTGATGTCTTATTCAGTAACGCAGGGACGCGCGATCATCAGGTACCCATACTCGCCTCTTACGCACTCGTGAATCTGTGCTGCAGCAATGAGCAAAATCTCGATATCGCACAGGACCATCCACGTTACGGTGAGGTTAAATTCCGTCTTCTGGAGGGTCTCGCAAGAGCATTTGGTGTTAACACGGCACGTGAAGGATTTGGTCGAGCGACAGCGCATGAAACGGGTTCACCGTTCCCGTACTATGGTGTGACAATTGTGGACAAATGGTCATTCACTTCATCTGGTGGCCGGCCGATCTTTTCTACCTTCATGGATAACCCACAGTTTTATCTCTATGTGAGCAGACCCACTGACGTCGCGTTTATGATTCAGGACGTTTTGTATGAAACTCGTATgctcaaaaagaagaagaataatACGGTTTATATGGGGCTTGCCCTCTTTGAAGGAGATCCCGAACTCGCCAAAGCGGGACTGAAGCAGGTAGATTTCCACGGCCGCATGGTTGAAATTGGAAAATACACATCAAATTGTGAAAACGTCCTCCACTGCACCTTGCAGCCAAGTGAAGTACCGTACGTTGTCGTTCCCTTCACAAGCCAGCGAGGACGCCAAACAGAATTCGCACTATCCGCATTTGCAGATAGTTCCATTGAATTAACTGCAGTTCCTGAGCAGGTAGGCTGGGTCCGCACGGTGTTAGATGGTTGTTGGACAGAATTCACTGGCCGCGGTGGTGATGGATTCGATTGGCGATGCAACCCGCAAATTTCTATTCAACCGAAAGAAAACTGCCGCtgcgtgtttgtgctttCGTACCTCTCACTTGATCAGCAGCGGGCCTATTCACGTGACGAGGAGGCGGAGGAGCAAAATACACGCCCCAGATTGTACGGCCGGCTTTTCACTAACAGTAACGGTGAGAAACGGTACCTAAAGGCACTTGTTCCTCTCCCGCAGAAGTCCACATTTGTTGCTAGCAACAGTTTTGCAAGCAACAGCTATATCACAACTTCGGCTAACCTCACAGCCGGTGAATCATACACTTACATACCCTTCACAGAAACGCCTTACGAGGACACGTGGCGCCTCTCTGTTTATTGCGATACGGACGATGTCGCTATCGCCCCCATTAATGGAAGCAAGTCCGAATGGTATTGCACAACTTCTTCGGGCGAATGGGCGGGTAAACCCCTTTCTATTCAGTTAGACACAAAGGGAAGGATGGTTGCGGTTGCCAGCAGCCCAGGTTCGTTTCTCCGCGTGCGGCTTTTCAATGCCAAGGGAAAGAAGCTAGAGGGTATTGATGCGTACTGGAATGCGGAGGCGTCTGTGGAATACAAAAGTCAGGGAGCCGTTACCGTGCAAGTAGAGGGAATGGTACGTACGGAAAATGGCCAGGAACCGGCACGTGGCCTGAAAGTAGATGTGTTCATTTTTACGGAAAACAAGTGTACAGTCCAACATGTGGACTTTCCCGCTTCGCCAAGCAGTTTATTACATCcgacaaaaacaacacctATAGAGCTTCTGCGCTACCCGGTTGAGGTGGTCGAAAACGACGCCCCCTTCGCCACTTTGGATCAGACGGATGACGATGAGGAAGACGCAACCTGCGATGAAGATGATAGTTATGAAAGCAAGGAATTGGAGTTGAAAGAAACCCTTGAGAGGCGCAATACCGAGAATGCCAAACTGTTGGACCGTATTGCCGAGCAACAGCGTGAACTGCAGGAACTGCGAATGCTTCAGAATATGCTACCCTCTAGTGCAACACATAATGAGAGTCCTGGTAGCGGTAGTCCTAACGACACGAGGATAAACAGTGGAATGAATCAAGTGAATTCAAAGAAGGATAACATATCGAGGAAAGGTGATAGGAatggtgccgctgcctcttcAAATGGTTCTCCCGTGAGTTCGAAAGCCATATCCCCGTCTCATTTCCCACaaagtggtggtggaggcgTTTCGCGGTCCATGAGGGAGGCAATTGAGCGATCACTAGTGACACTCAACCGCCTTGAGTGTCACACCGAACCTCCAAAAGCTGGGGAATGGGGTGCTATACGCAACGAGGTGAAGGAGCTCCGTAAGCTACTCGGCCTTGCCCTTAGCCAGGAAAGTCTTGTTAGAACTTAA
- a CDS encoding hydrolase, alpha/beta fold family, putative, whose translation MLTTTDTIVKVGKCASTGEDISLSYDTFGNSKDPCLLLVVGLAGVGRVWRDAFCEMIAKKGFYVVRYDNRDVGLSTHLDNQPTPNVMQCLLPQFLSFLRKVPYTLEDMAADGMNLLTALGIERAHVVGSSMGGMIAQIMAIKYPSRVRSLGIIYSHTGSSKRVPETFSTKLLFMKKPKSSALEDVVDFKCALARHFRGPGYNVDEEEFRKLAKEQLERANDYPQGMLRQLAAILSAKSREECLKTITIPTLIIHGMLDEVVPYQNGLQIAEAVGPAAKLVIYPRMGHEIPVELMPSISQEIADNCGRELTLA comes from the coding sequence ATGTTGACTACGACTGACACTATTGTTAAGGTTGGGAAATGCGCTAGCACTGGGGAGGACATTTCATTATCTTACGATACCTTTGGCAATTCAAAAGACCCGTGTTTACTTCTTGTGGTGGGTCTCGCTGGTGTTGGGCGGGTTTGGCGTGATGCTTTCTGTGAGATGATTGCGAAAAAAGGTTTCTACGTGGTGCGGTACGACAATCGCGATGTTGGGCTGTCAACTCATTTGGACAATCAACCCACTCCTAACGTCATGCAGTGTTTACTTCCACAGTTTCTCTCATTTTTGAGAAAAGTGCCGTATACGCTGGAGGATATGGCAGCTGATGGGATGAATCTTTTGACTGCTCTCGGTATTGAAAGAGCGCATGTGGTGGGTTCCAGTATGGGTGGCATGATTGCACAAATTATGGCTATCAAGTACCCGAGTCGTGTACGAAGCCTTGGCATCATATACTCTCACACGGGCTCTAGTAAACGAGTTCCGGAAACATTTTCCACAAAGTTGCTGTTTAtgaaaaaaccaaaaagctCGGCGCTGGAGGATGTGGTTGATTTCAAGTGTGCACTCGCCCGCCACTTCCGTGGCCCCGGGTATAACGTAGATGAGGAGGAATTCAGGAAGTTAGCAAAAGAACAGCTTGAACGCGCAAATGATTACCCACAGGGAATGTTGCGACAATTGGCTGCTATTTTGTCAGCTAAGAGCCGTGAGGAGTGTTTGAAAACCATCACCATCCCCACATTGATCATTCATGGTATGCTAGACGAAGTTGTGCCGTACCAAAATGGACTTCAGATTGCTGAAGCTGTCGGCCCGGCAGCAAAACTTGTGATTTACCCGCGTATGGGACACGAGATACCGGTTGAACTGATGCCTTCAATTTCGCAAGAAATTGCCGATAACTGTGGACGGGAACTGACTCTGGCTTAA
- a CDS encoding ubiquitin carboxyl-terminal hydrolase, putative has protein sequence MHHGRKVLEAQKKRDTAPQQEYFPLSKEKVRHDRVHRAEEGKRDRENIGDMNLDDRREDNRGNCVSGRDASPGSSSRSKGVCSEYQYGEHKRQRLSPEGHDFKVSATQSSHGSTDAYLSSDRSIGNLRNKSRATDASMRNMVVGTSPLSTGKYNISMRNRATRSALADHDGEFTPKVNAPPAIGSSGQLPSQATDFHLPLKLYDTMKPSPRVGVGEKYPIKPSFQASHGSRDAYSHGPQLGMSDMAPAALKRSSAPSYGEVFSGAHVASLSRGRKMEGRNTPRSVRLGEWRTSHSRSGDGAVSEHAERRHRQANHPLQDHLFAPRRRALEIPPSDPFSFRGISSTESGSHSSSRTGNFTQHSEQHDGRVSSSYTQSPETGFEMWRGDKTPYNASQSGSPGCDAGYAPGSTNASSAVESHPSYLGSLSWAAPHVYQHQQEVPCIPRPHVEYSGFINPENDCYACSVLTLLLRSPLFCRALLASPTVECVRPVKSVNNTAATSSSSLTTSYDPTPAGVDHDTVREDPPPVSLHHVLKYFAGLLQCPQDIEGGIDMRPLRHFFRGNFFSGQQEDAHEFFLAVIDKLTEESKMFLKSTDASGGFDNPAVEEGEASKEISTDGQGTAAEGTPRSSGNESMPLWINTLITGQLLSIIRCGNAACGHEIATVDPFINLLVNIRKGEETNETLRQSNPNSSPCQESEHCAPNSEPVGSHGSLLYASPISPKPYYDVLSLLTYSFRFSALDSYVCDACGSSNQQLQGGCLLGALPPLLVVQMKRFATTYSPELGASVTKDVSPVLVNRNIVLYSLDEEHYNREEKTLRSSVLHAEQKAKQHSEGEAVDESATHVKATRCSYRLQGVVRHLGKSLYGGHYTTEFAQERVDRKEEEEEEEEEEGDGSTDGTKDGCGHQVDGERTGEGSVEREKHISSDQCAKRSWYMADDERVSALSEEYSMKEASRSCTCYLLLYEKVGEEAVSSHVWDILPRGSE, from the coding sequence ATGCATCACGGTCGCAAAGTTCTTGAAGCCCAGAAGAAACGCGATACCGCACCTCAACAGGAATACTTTCCGCTTTCTAAGGAGAAAGTGAGACATGATCGGGTCCATCGAGCTGAAGAGGGGAAGCGAGATAGAGAAAATATCGGTGACATGAACCTCGACGATAGAAGGGAAGATAATAGAGGAAATTGTGTTTCTGGAAGAGATGCTTCTCCGGGATCTTCTTCTCGAAGTAAGGGCGTTTGCAGTGAATATCAATACGGTGAGCACAAACGGCAGCGATTGTCACCGGAAGGTCATGATTTCAAAGTTTCAGCCACACAGAGCTCACACGGTTCCACGGATGCCTATTTATCATCGGATCGATCCATAGGGAATCTGCGAAATAAGTCAAGAGCCACAGATGCTTCGATGCGCAACATGGTAGTGGGTACTTCACCACTATCAACTGGAAAATATAATATCTCCATGAGGAATAGGGCAACGCGTTCTGCCTTGGCTGATCATGATGGGGAGTTTACTCCAAAGGTTAATGCCCCTCCAGCCATCGGTTCCAGCGGACAACTGCCGTCGCAAGCGACCGACTTCCATTTACCACTTAAACTATACGATACTATGAAGCCGTCTCCACGTGTTGGGGTGGGGGAGAAATATCCAATAAAGCCATCCTTTCAGGCTTCGCATGGTTCGCGAGATGCGTATTCGCACGGTCCACAGCTGGGGATGTCAGATATGGCACCAGCTGCCCTTAAGCGGTCAAGTGCTCCATCATACGGTGAGGTTTTTTCAGGGGCGCATGTGGCGAGTTTAAGCAGGGGTagaaaaatggaaggaagaaatacgCCGAGGTCAGTCCGATTAGGGGAATGGAGGACTTCCCATTCACGCAGTGGAGACGGTGCTGTTTCCGAACACGCGGAGCGGCGTCATCGTCAGGCAAATCATCCGTTACAAGACCATCTTTTTGCACCCCGACGCCGTGCTTTGGAAATACCGCCATCCgaccctttttcattcaggGGAATTAGTTCTACTGAGAGCGGCTCGCATTCAAGTAGTCGCACTGGCAACTTCACTCAGCACTCTGAGCAACACGACGGCCGGGTATCCAGCAGCTATACGCAGAGCCCAGAAACAGGTTTTGAGATGTGGCGTGGTGACAAAACGCCTTACAATGCTTCTCAAAGTGGTTCGCCTGGTTGTGATGCTGGATACGCTCCAGGAAGCACCAATGCCAGTAGCGCGGTTGAGTCGCACCCTTCGTACCTGGGTTCCCTATCATGGGCCGCGCCGCACGTttaccaacaccaacaggaGGTGCCCTGCATTCCACGACCCCACGTCGAGTACAGTGGCTTTATTAACCCCGAAAATGACTGTTATGCGTGCAGCGTACTGACGCTTTTGTTGCGCAGCCCCTTATTTTGTAGAGCGCTGCTAGCTTCACCCACTGTAGAGTGTGTGAGGCCCGTAAAATCCGTTAACAATACTGCGGCAACCAGTAGCAGCAGTCTCACAACATCTTACGATCCGACACCTGCAGGCGTTGACCATGATACAGTTCGTGAGGATCCACCTCCTGTAAGTTTGCATCATGTGTTGAAATACTTTGCTGGTTTGCTTCAGTGTCCACAGGACATAGAAGGGGGAATAGACATGAGACCATTGCGACATTTTTTTAGAGGGAACTTCTTTTCTGGACAGCAAGAAGATGCACACGAATTCTTCCTCGCCGTCATTGACAAACTAACTGAGGAGTCTAAAATGTTTCTTAAATCCACGGATGCATCAGGGGGATTTGATAACCCTGCAGTGGAAGAAGGCGAAGCTTCAAAAGAAATAAGTACTGATGGTCAGGGTACCGCAGCTGAAGGGACACCGCGGTCGTCGGGTAACGAATCAATGCCCCTTTGGATAAATACTTTGATTACGGGACAGCTTCTGAGCATCATTCGCTGTGGAAATGCGGCGTGTGGGCACGAGATAGCGACGGTCGACCCTTTCATTAACCTCTTAGTTAATATACGTAAAGGAGAGGAGACAAATGAAACACTTCGGCAAAGTAACCCCAACAGTTCACCTTGTCAAGAAAGCGAGCACTGTGCACCCAATTCCGAACCCGTTGGGTCGCATGGCAGTCTGCTGTACGCAAGCCCCATTTCTCCCAAACCGTATTACGATGTGCTGTCTCTGCTCACGTACAGCTTCCGTTTTTCAGCTCTCGATTCCTATGTTTGTGACGCATGTGGATCTTCCAATCAGCAGTTGCAGGGTGGCTGTCTACTGGGGGCTCTGCCACCACTTTTAGTCGTACAAATGAAGCGGTTTGCCACAACGTACTCTCCAGAACTGGGTGCTTCTGTGACGAAGGATGTGTCCCCCGTCCTTGTTAATCGAAATATTGTGTTGTACTCTTTGGATGAAGAACATTATAATCGTGAAGAGAAGACATTGAGGTCGAGTGTGTTGCATGCGGAACAAAAGGCTAAACAACACAGTGAAGGGGAAGCTGTTGATGAATCAGCAACCCATGTGAAGGCCACTCGATGTTCCTACCGGTTGCAAGGTGTGGTGCGTCATTTGGGGAAATCTCTTTATGGTGGCCACTACACAACGGAGTTCGCGCAGGAACGAGTGgatagaaaagaagaagaggaagaagaagaagaggaggagggggatgGAAGTACGGATGGAACTAAAGATGGCTGTGGGCACCAAGTCGATGGGGAGCGTACCGGAGAAGGCAGCGTTGAACGGGAGAAACATATAAGTTCGGATCAATGCGCAAAAAGGTCTTGGTATATGGCGGATGACGAAAGAGTTTCGGCACTTTCTGAAGAATATTCAATGAAAGAAGCTTCCCGTTCCTGTACATGCTACTTGCTGTTATACGAGAAGGTGGGGGAGGAAGCCGTTTCATCTCATGTATGGGATATACTCCCACGGGGAAGCGAGTGA
- a CDS encoding hydrolase, alpha/beta fold family, putative (similar to GB:BAD13383.1: streptothricin acetyl-transferase {Escherichia coli}) — translation MSQADNAELKSKDARTFAVNFAEVGICPKSGVPIRLCYQTFGEPAAPNGAVLLIMGLALSQQLWDVKFCMRLASCGYYVIRFDNRDIGKSTILVGRKVLPSGTTESSDEGDIWEDSNFLSHSPPEGGADGSKSCMYIQLAHAGIAANGHRKFQEVYSLEDMAKDSVGLLDVLKISRAHIVGMCMGGMIAQIIAIQYPNRVESLSLISTHSSSPLLSSPSLRVMIGVATFAIRCVRKGVAIPLSDSMAEKQGRKPLTSREKDDLAQVLAQFVTSFAGGKESAFPIDHKALLRQTRRIVHWSEDFSGFARQYVAMIKAPCRVSQLRGLSVPCVVIHGTDDLLVPYRNGKKLADVIPGSKLVGIEGLGHILHPLSRERIIGALVENMGQSTNALSRSGAVAAKL, via the coding sequence aTGTCTCAAGCTGATAATGCTGAGCTAAAAAGCAAAGATGCACGTACATTTGCCGTGAATTTCGCTGAAGTGGGAATATGTCCAAAGAGTGGAGTACCGATTCGACTCTGTTACCAAACCTTTGGTGAGCCCGCAGCCCCAAACGGCGCTGTTCTTCTTATTATGGGATTAGCATTATCACAACAACTGTGGGATGTAAAATTTTGCATGCGTTTAGCTTCATGTGGTTACTACGTTATCCGTTTTGACAATCGAGATATTGGTAAGAGCACAATTTTGGTAGGTAGAAAAGTTCTCCCTTCCGGAACTACTGAAAGTTCGGATGAGGGTGATATTTGGGAAGATAGCAACTTTTTATCGCACAGCCCTCCAGAAGGAGGTGCTGATGGAAGTAAAAGCTGTATGTACATTCAGTTGGCACACGCAGGCATTGCAGCTAATGGCCATCGTAAGTTTCAGGAGGTGTATTCCCTTGAGGATATGGCGAAGGATAGCGTAGGGTTGTTAGATGTATTGAAGATTTCTAGGGCTCACATTGTTGGCATGTGTATGGGTGGGATGATCGCACAAATTATTGCTATTCAATACCCGAATCGTGTTGAAAGTCTCTCTCTGATTTCCACACACAGCAGCTCACCTTTATTATCATCTCCATCTCTGCGCGTGATGATCGGAGTCGCTACATTTGCTATCCGTTGCGTTCGAAAAGGCGTTGCAATCCCATTATCAGATTCTATGGCGGAAAAGCAGGGGCGTAAGCCACTGACATCAAGGGAAAAGGATGACCTCGCACAGGTTCTTGCACAGTTTGTCACATCCTTTGCTGGCGGCAAAGAATCGGCATTTCCTATCGATCACAAAGCGTTACTGCGGCAGACGCGCCGCATTGTGCATTGGAGCGAAGATTTCAGCGGATTCGCCCGTCAGTACGTTGCAATGATTAAGGCCCCATGTCGCGTATCTCAACTGAGAGGTCTTAGCGTTCCTTGTGTTGTTATTCACGGGACAGATGATTTATTAGTACCTTATCGAAACGGAAAGAAGCTTGCCGATGTCATTCCTGGTTCGAAATTAGTTGGTATTGAAGGACTAGGACACATACTGCACCCCCTCTCCCGCGAGCGAATAATCGGTGCCCTGGTGGAAAACATGGGTCAATCAACAAACGCTCTTTCCCGTAGTGGTGCCGTTGCGGCCAAACTTTGA